A part of Rhinatrema bivittatum chromosome 16, aRhiBiv1.1, whole genome shotgun sequence genomic DNA contains:
- the LOC115077728 gene encoding olfactory receptor 1J2-like, whose protein sequence is MAVLGNLLVICIVCADRHLHNPMYFFLTNLSVLDISSVTNTVPKLLEILLTQGNTISFNECFLQMFCFLSSTAVEFWLLTAMAYDRYVAICNPLHYTLIMNKKVCAVLVAISWIAGFLEALPYYIILSHFSFCDSNVINHFFCDLTALLKLSCTDTSVIDIMTLAEGAFTAFIPFLLTLISYVFIISTILSIRSTEGKRKAFSTCSSHLTVIILLYGTIIGVYMQPKTVDSVNSNKLPTAFYVVTLPLLNPLIYSLRSKELKVALKKVISRRTTFSATEHF, encoded by the coding sequence atggccgtgctggggaacctcctcGTTATCTGCATAGTATGTGCCGATCGGCACCTTCACAAtcccatgtatttcttcttgaCAAACTTGTCTgtccttgacatctcctctgtGACCAACACTGTGCCAAAATTACTGGAAATTCTCCTGACACAGGGTAATACCATATCATTCAATGAATGTTTTCTACAGATGTTTTGTTTTCTGTCCTCAACTGCAGTAGAATTTTGGCTTCTCACTGCCATGGCCTATGATCGTTATGTCGCAATATGCAATCCCCTGCATTACACTTTAATTATGAATAAGAAAGTCTGTGCTGTTCTGGTAGCTATCTCATGGATAGCAGGTTTCTTAGAGGCATTGCCATACTATATCATTCTATcccatttttctttctgtgactccaATGTAATCAATCACTTCTTCTGTGACCTCACAGCGCTGCTGAAACTTTCCTGCACAGACACCTCTGTCATTGATATTATGACTCTTGCAGAAGGGGCATTTACAGCCTTCATCCCATTTCTCCTAACCCTGATATCCTACGTGTTTATCATATCCACCATTCTGAGTATCCGTTCTacagaagggaaaagaaaggccttctccacctgctcctcccaccttacaGTCATCATTCTCTTATATGGGACTATTATAGGAGTCTATATGCAGCCCAAGACAGTGGACTCTGTTAATTCAAACAAGCTGCCTACTGCATTCTATGTAGTCACTCTCCCATTGTTAAACCCCCTGATTTATAGCTTGAGAAGCAAAGAGTTAAAAGTGGCCTTGAAAAAAGTAATAAGCAGAAGGACAACATTTTCAGCCACTGAACACTTTTGA